The following coding sequences lie in one Methylosinus sp. PW1 genomic window:
- a CDS encoding YARHG domain-containing protein — translation MKSMNATIRFLAAGAILSAFAEIGAPAPALAQSGAFSCDQLWRERNAIYARAGHCFQTTRGRSAFGGGCFPPYGRLSGAEARRVRQLQSLERRNGC, via the coding sequence ATGAAATCGATGAACGCCACGATCCGTTTTCTCGCCGCAGGGGCGATCTTGTCGGCCTTTGCCGAAATCGGCGCGCCGGCGCCCGCGCTCGCGCAATCGGGCGCTTTCTCCTGCGACCAGCTCTGGCGAGAACGCAACGCCATCTATGCGCGCGCCGGGCATTGCTTCCAGACCACGCGCGGGCGCTCGGCTTTCGGCGGGGGCTGCTTTCCGCCCTATGGCCGGCTGAGCGGCGCCGAAGCCCGACGGGTTCGGCAGCTCCAGTCCTTGGAGCGCCGGAACGGGTGCTGA
- a CDS encoding tRNA1(Val) (adenine(37)-N6)-methyltransferase yields the protein MNVPPNTKEKRSEAAAFLGGRLRLRQMPRGHRAGTDAVLLAAATPAQTRGLILDIGAGTGAVGLAAALRAPAATLGLVEIDPETCALARENIADNALAARICVHEADLLSIAARRAGGLENESAEILLTNPPYLTPGRTRVSPDPRRALAHMSAAGLEPWLRACLALLRSGGLFVMIHRADALQECLAGVGARLGALALLPISPREGEAATRILLRGVKGSKAPLALYPPLILHGADGAFTPEAEALHRGDGELPWPS from the coding sequence ATGAACGTTCCCCCGAACACAAAGGAGAAACGGTCGGAGGCCGCCGCCTTTCTCGGGGGACGCTTGCGTCTGCGCCAAATGCCGCGCGGCCATCGGGCCGGAACCGACGCCGTCCTTCTCGCGGCGGCGACGCCGGCGCAGACGCGCGGTCTCATTCTCGACATTGGCGCGGGCACTGGAGCCGTCGGCCTCGCCGCAGCGCTGCGCGCGCCCGCCGCCACGCTCGGCCTCGTCGAGATCGATCCGGAGACTTGCGCGCTGGCCCGCGAGAATATCGCGGACAACGCGCTCGCGGCGCGCATATGCGTCCACGAGGCCGATCTCCTCTCGATCGCGGCGCGTCGGGCCGGCGGGCTCGAGAATGAGAGCGCCGAGATCCTTCTCACCAATCCGCCCTATCTCACGCCGGGCCGCACACGCGTCTCGCCCGATCCGCGTCGCGCCCTCGCTCATATGAGCGCGGCGGGGCTCGAGCCCTGGCTGCGCGCCTGTCTCGCCTTGCTGCGCTCGGGCGGGCTCTTCGTCATGATCCATCGCGCCGACGCGTTGCAGGAGTGCCTCGCCGGCGTCGGCGCGCGGCTCGGCGCGCTCGCGCTATTGCCGATCTCACCGCGCGAGGGCGAAGCGGCGACGCGCATTCTGCTGCGCGGCGTCAAAGGCTCGAAGGCGCCGCTGGCGCTCTACCCGCCGCTGATTCTGCATGGCGCCGACGGCGCCTTCACGCCAGAGGCCGAGGCGCTCCATCGCGGCGACGGCGAGCTGCCGTGGCCCAGCTAG
- a CDS encoding TonB-dependent receptor, producing MHPKRLVGRSPSLEASKLVLALILAASASRDAALAQAAPETAQIQDVRVGAEVNEAGLTRQEEKVLVKTPRSGDFISGPKAQTEHLERLSDFSQLVPNYRPNVSNPQTSRPAIRGVGQGAGTGNGSENDTGFIIDNVFWKAVGFQWSDFVEIENFELGLGPQGTAGGKNTTVGNIIVRTQLPSFERKATFETSFGNHTHLIEKLNVTGPIIDEKLAYRVTFFYDKDNGFVKDQVTGAGISNANRWGARGQLYYVGEDVTDRLIFSYARSAEYNNNNNGPFSNSLQIFANGTIATNYATTVFRRLGKQILTFDRYKPYYTHLGTLSSRTITVSNELNWQLGENTFTSISAWGEFRLLPYNNTGNQLIDVSDGHTNQWTDQFSQEFRLSSPKDQPLEWTVGLFGLYEKVFNYSETEYGSDAAQWFGTPTTSKGLLWGVDYHTDGKALTINGAAYGQATYHVDEQLALTFGLRNGYEVKEGSNFGWIQPGYLSGNFTLQQLANAVRGATSTQQFFDTGGTSKGANLLTGIFNPSYRYNDNILFYGLVGRGEKAAAINFALPIYDSTNAFKGFQPILTKREVSWDYEIGAKTNWLDGKLIANVNFYWNDLYNFQANQTDTSYVDATGTPIRATYLGSIPHVRLKGVEVNGRWNPIERLWINASGAFTEARYVDWDNAAPPADWIWTTNINGVRAPLTISRSNTRWENLPIWAFNLGANYEQPLGAAFAELGEWGKQPVTAFGYVNASWSDKILFTSPVSTNTYWQSPFTLINAGLGLRTDDERWSLSFWVKNLLDRREITNAGPNTNGWTPGTATTPATMAFTNQPRSFGGSLLVKLY from the coding sequence ATGCATCCTAAGCGGCTTGTCGGACGCAGTCCATCGCTCGAGGCTTCCAAGCTCGTTCTCGCTCTCATTCTCGCGGCTTCCGCCTCACGCGACGCCGCGCTGGCCCAAGCGGCGCCGGAAACTGCGCAAATCCAGGACGTGCGCGTCGGCGCCGAGGTCAATGAGGCAGGACTGACGCGTCAGGAGGAGAAAGTCCTCGTCAAGACGCCGCGCTCGGGCGATTTCATCAGCGGCCCGAAGGCGCAGACCGAGCATTTGGAGCGGCTATCGGACTTTTCCCAGCTCGTTCCCAATTATCGTCCGAACGTCTCCAACCCGCAGACGTCCCGCCCCGCCATTCGCGGCGTCGGCCAGGGCGCCGGCACCGGCAATGGCTCGGAGAACGACACCGGCTTCATCATCGACAATGTGTTCTGGAAGGCCGTCGGCTTCCAATGGTCCGATTTCGTCGAGATCGAGAATTTCGAGCTCGGCCTCGGACCGCAGGGAACCGCCGGCGGCAAGAACACCACAGTCGGCAACATCATCGTGCGCACGCAGCTGCCCTCCTTCGAGCGCAAGGCGACATTCGAGACCTCCTTCGGCAATCACACGCATCTCATCGAGAAGCTGAATGTGACCGGGCCGATCATCGACGAGAAGCTCGCTTATCGCGTCACCTTTTTCTACGACAAGGACAATGGCTTTGTGAAAGACCAGGTCACGGGCGCGGGCATTTCCAACGCCAACCGGTGGGGCGCGCGCGGGCAATTATATTACGTCGGCGAGGATGTGACGGACAGGCTGATCTTCAGCTATGCGCGCTCCGCGGAATACAACAACAACAACAACGGCCCCTTCTCCAACTCACTGCAGATATTCGCCAACGGCACGATCGCGACCAATTATGCGACGACCGTGTTCCGGCGGCTCGGCAAGCAGATTCTGACCTTCGATCGCTACAAGCCCTATTACACGCATCTCGGCACACTGAGCTCGCGCACGATCACCGTCTCGAACGAATTGAACTGGCAGCTCGGCGAGAACACATTCACCTCGATCTCCGCCTGGGGCGAGTTCCGCCTGCTGCCCTACAATAATACCGGCAATCAGCTGATCGACGTCAGCGACGGCCACACCAATCAATGGACCGATCAATTTTCGCAGGAGTTCCGCCTCTCCTCGCCCAAGGATCAGCCGCTCGAATGGACCGTCGGACTCTTCGGCCTCTATGAGAAGGTCTTCAACTATAGCGAGACGGAATATGGCTCGGACGCCGCGCAATGGTTCGGCACGCCGACGACGAGCAAGGGGCTGCTCTGGGGCGTCGATTATCATACGGACGGCAAGGCGCTGACGATCAACGGCGCCGCCTATGGGCAGGCCACCTATCACGTCGACGAGCAGCTCGCGCTCACCTTCGGTCTGCGCAACGGCTATGAGGTGAAGGAGGGCTCGAATTTCGGCTGGATACAGCCCGGCTATCTCAGCGGCAATTTCACCTTGCAGCAATTGGCCAACGCCGTGCGCGGGGCGACCTCGACACAGCAATTCTTCGACACCGGCGGAACGTCGAAAGGCGCCAATCTGCTGACTGGAATCTTCAACCCCTCCTATCGCTACAACGACAATATCTTGTTCTATGGGCTCGTCGGGCGCGGCGAGAAGGCCGCCGCCATCAATTTCGCCCTGCCGATCTATGATTCGACCAACGCCTTCAAAGGATTCCAGCCGATTTTGACGAAGCGCGAGGTCTCTTGGGACTATGAGATCGGCGCCAAGACCAATTGGCTCGACGGCAAGCTCATCGCCAATGTGAACTTCTACTGGAACGATCTCTATAATTTCCAGGCCAATCAGACCGACACGAGCTACGTCGACGCCACCGGCACGCCGATCCGCGCGACCTATCTCGGCTCGATCCCGCATGTCCGACTGAAGGGCGTCGAAGTGAACGGACGCTGGAATCCGATCGAGAGATTGTGGATCAACGCCTCGGGCGCATTCACCGAGGCGCGCTATGTCGATTGGGACAACGCAGCGCCGCCGGCAGACTGGATATGGACGACCAATATCAACGGAGTCCGAGCGCCGCTCACCATCTCCCGATCGAACACGCGCTGGGAGAATTTGCCGATCTGGGCCTTCAACCTCGGCGCCAATTACGAGCAGCCGCTCGGCGCCGCCTTCGCCGAATTGGGCGAATGGGGCAAGCAGCCGGTCACCGCCTTCGGCTATGTCAATGCGAGCTGGTCGGACAAGATTCTCTTCACGAGCCCGGTCTCGACCAACACCTATTGGCAGTCGCCGTTCACGCTGATCAACGCCGGCCTCGGTCTGCGAACCGACGACGAGCGTTGGAGCCTGTCCTTCTGGGTGAAGAATCTTCTCGACCGCCGTGAGATCACCAACGCCGGCCCCAACACGAATGGCTGGACGCCGGGCACGGCGACGACGCCGGCGACGATGGCCTTCACCAATCAGCCGCGCAGCTTCGGCGGCAGCCTGCTGGTGAAGCTCTATTGA
- the hemW gene encoding radical SAM family heme chaperone HemW, with product MAATIRNAFDPGFGVYVHWPFCLSKCPYCDFNSHVRKGEVDEDRFVDAFRTEIAHRAALAPGREVRSVFFGGGTPSLMLPSTLEAILRAIADHWPMAADCEVTLEANPTSVEASRFRSFKAAGVNRASLGVQALNDIELRALGRQHSVAEALAALDVANKIFERTSFDLIYARPQQTPAAWRKELELALGRVTEHVSLYQLTIEPETMFERMADAGKLDLPDVDTQRALWDVTQEVTARAGLPAYEVSNHARPGSECRHNLVYWRYGEYAGVGPGAHGRLITPRGRRAQATEKHPEMWLTCVETEGHGLVEDDLLSAEQEGDEFLLMGLRLREGIDPARFFALTGKKLSQSRVAELIGDGLVELTRDDRIRVSSEGFPVLDAVVADLAA from the coding sequence ATGGCTGCGACGATTCGAAACGCGTTCGACCCGGGCTTCGGCGTCTATGTGCACTGGCCGTTCTGCCTGTCGAAGTGCCCCTATTGCGACTTCAACAGCCACGTCCGCAAGGGCGAGGTCGATGAAGATCGCTTTGTGGACGCCTTTCGCACGGAGATCGCCCATCGCGCCGCGCTGGCGCCGGGACGCGAAGTGCGCTCGGTGTTCTTCGGCGGCGGCACGCCCTCGCTGATGCTCCCATCCACGCTGGAGGCGATCCTCCGGGCGATCGCCGATCATTGGCCGATGGCCGCCGATTGCGAGGTCACGCTCGAGGCCAACCCCACCAGCGTCGAGGCTTCGCGCTTCCGCAGCTTCAAGGCGGCCGGCGTCAATCGCGCCTCGCTCGGCGTGCAGGCGCTCAACGACATAGAATTGCGGGCGCTCGGCCGTCAGCATTCGGTGGCGGAGGCGCTCGCCGCGCTCGATGTCGCCAATAAGATTTTCGAGCGCACCTCGTTCGATCTCATCTACGCCCGTCCGCAGCAGACGCCGGCGGCCTGGCGCAAGGAGCTCGAGCTCGCTCTGGGGCGCGTGACGGAGCATGTCTCGCTCTATCAGCTGACCATAGAGCCGGAGACGATGTTCGAGCGCATGGCGGACGCCGGCAAGCTCGATCTGCCGGACGTCGACACGCAGCGCGCGCTATGGGACGTCACGCAGGAAGTGACCGCCCGCGCCGGCCTGCCGGCGTACGAGGTCTCCAACCACGCGCGGCCCGGCTCGGAATGCCGGCACAATCTCGTCTATTGGCGCTATGGCGAATATGCCGGCGTCGGCCCCGGCGCGCATGGGCGGCTCATCACGCCGCGCGGCCGCCGCGCTCAGGCGACCGAGAAGCATCCGGAAATGTGGCTCACCTGCGTCGAGACGGAGGGCCATGGCCTCGTCGAGGACGATCTGCTCTCCGCGGAGCAGGAGGGCGACGAGTTTCTGCTGATGGGCCTGCGCCTGCGCGAGGGCATAGATCCGGCGCGCTTCTTCGCCCTCACCGGCAAGAAGCTGTCGCAGTCGCGCGTCGCCGAGCTGATCGGCGACGGGCTCGTGGAGCTGACCCGCGACGATCGCATCCGCGTGAGCTCGGAAGGGTTTCCCGTGCTCGACGCGGTGGTGGCCGATCTCGCGGCGTGA
- a CDS encoding polyprenyl synthetase family protein — protein MVIPLEEKEKKSAGLDNLLSLIGPDLHRVNQLILQRTGSDVTTIPEVANHLISAGGKRLRPMLVLATAGMCGYEGDGHIKFAAGIEFMHTATLLHDDVVDESDMRRGKIAARMLWGNETCVLVGDFLLGHAFKMMVEPGVLSCLSVVSQAAAVIAEGEILQLNAAKDTQTTEDAYMAVIRSKTAELFAAAAEVGPMLTGRSKADEAACRSYGMNLGIAFQLIDDALDYGGQSSKLGKNVGDDFREGKITLPVVLAFRRGTETEREFWRRTLEKGEINDGDVEAACALMKKHDAIKDTVERASHYGAIARDALEIFPASPWKSALLEVVDFCVERAY, from the coding sequence ATCGTCATACCGCTGGAGGAAAAGGAAAAGAAGTCCGCCGGCCTCGATAATCTCCTTTCGCTGATCGGCCCCGACCTGCATCGCGTCAATCAGCTGATTCTGCAGCGCACCGGCTCCGACGTGACGACCATCCCCGAGGTCGCCAATCATCTCATCTCTGCGGGCGGCAAGCGCCTGCGGCCGATGCTCGTGCTCGCTACTGCGGGCATGTGCGGCTATGAGGGCGACGGCCATATCAAATTCGCCGCCGGCATCGAGTTCATGCATACGGCCACTCTGCTGCACGACGATGTCGTCGACGAGAGCGACATGCGCCGCGGCAAGATCGCCGCGCGAATGCTGTGGGGCAATGAGACCTGCGTTCTGGTCGGCGATTTTCTGCTCGGCCACGCCTTCAAGATGATGGTGGAGCCCGGCGTGCTCTCCTGCCTCTCCGTCGTGTCGCAGGCCGCCGCCGTCATCGCCGAGGGCGAGATTCTCCAGCTCAACGCCGCCAAGGACACGCAGACGACGGAAGACGCCTATATGGCGGTCATCCGCTCCAAGACGGCGGAGCTGTTCGCCGCCGCGGCCGAGGTCGGCCCCATGCTCACCGGCCGCTCCAAGGCGGACGAAGCCGCTTGCCGCAGCTATGGCATGAATCTCGGAATCGCCTTCCAACTCATCGACGACGCGCTGGATTACGGCGGACAATCCTCCAAGCTCGGCAAGAATGTCGGCGATGATTTCCGCGAGGGCAAGATCACGCTTCCCGTCGTGCTCGCCTTCCGTCGCGGCACTGAGACCGAGCGCGAATTCTGGCGCCGCACGCTGGAGAAGGGCGAGATCAACGACGGCGACGTCGAGGCCGCCTGCGCGCTGATGAAAAAGCACGACGCCATCAAGGACACGGTCGAGCGGGCGAGCCATTACGGCGCCATCGCGCGCGACGCGCTGGAGATTTTCCCGGCCTCGCCGTGGAAGTCGGCGCTGCTCGAGGTCGTCGATTTCTGCGTCGAGCGCGCCTATTGA
- a CDS encoding MDR family oxidoreductase: MSAFTAIRIDKDEAGYRAAYAELGESELMEGDVDVAVTHSTVNYKDGLAVTGKAPVVRRFPMIPGVDFAGVVTRSSHPDFRPGEQVIAGGCGLGEQHYGGFSQRARVSGDWLVHLPQGLTPHQAMAIGSAGYTAMLCVMALERQGLEPSRGPVVVTGAAGGVGSVAVALLAALGWRVVASTGRPEEEAYLKDLGASEIVDRAELSTPGKPLQKQRFAGGVDTVGSVTLANVLAQTSIDGVVAACGNAQGMELPTTVAPFILRGVSLIGVESVRPSLPLRRVGWERLARDLDKGLLARMTETAPFAQALERARSIVAGKIRGRLVIEIG; the protein is encoded by the coding sequence GTGAGCGCATTCACCGCCATACGCATCGACAAGGACGAGGCCGGCTATCGCGCAGCCTATGCCGAGCTGGGCGAGAGTGAGCTGATGGAGGGGGACGTCGACGTCGCGGTTACGCATAGCACGGTCAATTACAAGGACGGCCTCGCCGTCACCGGCAAGGCGCCGGTGGTGCGGCGCTTTCCGATGATTCCCGGCGTCGATTTCGCGGGCGTCGTCACGCGCTCGAGCCACCCCGATTTCCGGCCGGGCGAGCAGGTGATCGCCGGCGGCTGCGGGCTCGGCGAGCAGCATTACGGCGGCTTCTCGCAGCGTGCGCGGGTCAGCGGCGATTGGCTGGTGCATTTGCCGCAAGGACTGACGCCGCATCAGGCGATGGCGATCGGCAGCGCCGGCTACACGGCCATGCTCTGCGTGATGGCGCTGGAGCGACAGGGGCTCGAGCCCTCGCGCGGGCCGGTGGTGGTGACGGGCGCGGCGGGCGGCGTCGGCTCCGTGGCGGTGGCGCTGCTGGCGGCGCTGGGATGGCGGGTCGTCGCATCCACTGGACGTCCCGAGGAAGAAGCCTATCTGAAAGATCTGGGCGCGTCGGAGATCGTCGATCGCGCCGAGCTCTCCACCCCCGGCAAACCGTTGCAGAAGCAGCGTTTCGCTGGCGGCGTCGATACGGTGGGCTCGGTGACGCTCGCCAATGTTCTGGCGCAGACCTCGATCGACGGCGTCGTCGCGGCCTGCGGCAATGCGCAGGGAATGGAGCTGCCGACGACTGTCGCGCCGTTCATCCTGCGCGGCGTTTCGCTCATCGGCGTCGAAAGCGTTCGGCCCAGCCTGCCCTTGCGGCGCGTGGGCTGGGAGCGTCTGGCGCGCGATCTCGACAAAGGTTTGCTCGCCAGAATGACGGAGACGGCGCCTTTCGCGCAGGCGCTAGAGCGCGCGCGATCGATCGTCGCCGGCAAGATCAGGGGCCGGCTGGTGATCGAGATCGGCTGA
- a CDS encoding Spy/CpxP family protein refolding chaperone, whose amino-acid sequence MKKHLLAAVAVVALALPLSGGVFAEPAPGEHHHHQFSPEDHAAFTDAKIAALKAGLKLTPAQEKNWPAVEASLRDIAKARAARFAEAKDKIKDIHEHRSVIEGLQLHSKALHARAAESEKLAEAAKPLFDSLDDAQKRRFAILLHTIAKGPHHGHEWGGPHGGPEHD is encoded by the coding sequence ATGAAGAAACATCTCCTCGCCGCCGTCGCCGTGGTCGCTCTCGCCCTTCCGCTCTCGGGCGGAGTCTTTGCAGAGCCGGCTCCCGGCGAGCATCATCATCACCAATTCTCGCCGGAGGATCATGCCGCCTTCACCGACGCCAAGATCGCCGCTCTGAAGGCCGGCTTGAAGCTCACGCCCGCCCAGGAGAAGAACTGGCCGGCGGTGGAAGCCTCGCTGCGCGACATCGCCAAGGCGCGCGCCGCCCGCTTCGCCGAGGCCAAGGACAAGATCAAGGACATCCACGAGCATCGCAGCGTGATCGAAGGCTTGCAGCTGCACTCCAAGGCGCTGCATGCGCGCGCCGCCGAGTCGGAGAAGCTCGCCGAGGCGGCCAAGCCGCTCTTCGACAGCCTGGACGACGCCCAGAAGCGCCGCTTCGCCATTCTGCTGCATACGATCGCCAAAGGCCCGCATCACGGCCATGAATGGGGCGGCCCGCACGGCGGTCCCGAGCACGACTGA
- a CDS encoding division plane positioning ATPase MipZ yields the protein MRTIAFVTQKGGAGKSTLASSIAVAASSAGERVFIIDLDPLQSLVKWSRAREATDVPVEHVPPAKLGKALAALEKKGVTLVVIDAPGADSEYSDAAIRVADLCIIPARPNVFDLWACELTRASIKDKKKDYAFLLNQCPPAQQNARVDQGAQALQSIGALLSPMVSARVDYQEAARLGLGVCELNPEGVAAQEMRELWQSVKRRLKKGFTPAAVAKPEPKAEAPAKVEAKPVKTEPKVEAKAEAKPAAKVAAKAPEKVAPAAKAEKVVAKQEQPPARKQAAEPAAEKAKPQAKPAVKKAA from the coding sequence ATGCGCACTATCGCATTCGTCACGCAGAAGGGCGGCGCCGGAAAGAGCACGCTCGCCAGCAGCATCGCCGTCGCCGCCAGTAGCGCAGGCGAGCGCGTTTTCATTATCGATTTGGATCCGCTTCAATCATTGGTCAAATGGTCGAGGGCGCGTGAGGCGACCGACGTTCCGGTCGAGCATGTGCCGCCGGCCAAGCTCGGCAAGGCGCTGGCGGCGCTCGAGAAAAAGGGCGTGACTCTCGTCGTCATCGACGCGCCCGGCGCCGACAGCGAATATTCGGACGCCGCCATTCGCGTCGCCGATCTCTGCATCATCCCCGCGCGTCCCAATGTCTTCGACCTCTGGGCCTGCGAGCTGACCCGCGCCAGCATCAAGGACAAGAAGAAGGATTACGCCTTTCTTCTCAACCAATGCCCGCCCGCGCAGCAGAACGCCCGCGTCGACCAGGGCGCGCAAGCGCTGCAGTCGATCGGCGCGCTGCTCTCCCCCATGGTCTCGGCGCGCGTCGATTATCAGGAGGCGGCTCGCCTCGGCCTCGGCGTCTGCGAGCTCAATCCCGAAGGCGTCGCCGCCCAGGAGATGCGCGAATTGTGGCAGTCGGTGAAGCGCCGCCTCAAGAAGGGCTTCACGCCCGCGGCGGTCGCCAAGCCGGAGCCGAAGGCGGAAGCTCCCGCCAAGGTCGAGGCGAAGCCAGTCAAAACAGAACCCAAGGTCGAGGCCAAGGCGGAGGCGAAGCCCGCGGCCAAGGTCGCCGCCAAAGCGCCCGAGAAGGTCGCGCCCGCCGCCAAGGCGGAGAAGGTCGTGGCCAAGCAGGAGCAGCCTCCGGCGCGCAAGCAGGCCGCCGAGCCCGCCGCCGAGAAAGCCAAGCCGCAGGCCAAGCCCGCGGTCAAGAAAGCGGCCTGA
- the greA gene encoding transcription elongation factor GreA, whose translation MSSAFTKEQDDDELRQELPDRPISPHRNLVTPEGLAMIEAELARLHDELEAAQARDDKGAVALAARDLRYWSARRATAEVVRPIADHELARFGHRIVIEDETGKRQSFRLVGEDEADPAKGLIPYVAPLAKALLGKSVGDGVEVIHHSAKIVEIG comes from the coding sequence ATGAGCAGCGCTTTCACCAAAGAGCAGGACGACGACGAGCTCCGCCAGGAGCTGCCCGATCGTCCCATCAGCCCGCATCGCAATCTCGTGACGCCGGAGGGCCTCGCCATGATCGAGGCGGAGCTGGCGCGGCTGCACGACGAGCTGGAGGCGGCGCAGGCGCGGGACGACAAGGGCGCCGTTGCGCTGGCGGCGCGCGATCTGCGCTATTGGTCGGCGCGGCGGGCCACGGCGGAGGTCGTGCGGCCGATCGCCGATCACGAGCTGGCGCGCTTTGGCCATCGCATCGTCATAGAGGACGAGACCGGCAAGCGTCAGAGCTTTCGCCTGGTGGGCGAGGACGAGGCCGATCCCGCCAAAGGGCTCATTCCCTATGTCGCGCCGCTCGCCAAGGCGCTGCTCGGCAAGAGCGTCGGCGATGGCGTCGAGGTGATCCACCACAGCGCCAAAATCGTCGAGATCGGCTGA
- a CDS encoding MEDS domain-containing protein: MNVHAAHALKATVTLTGANCDQLRPSGIKGLGDVPWGAHLCQFYDSDAELLDILVPYFAAGLASNEFCMWITSETISRSRAIEALQQAVPHLPRLLDEGRMQILDFREWYKLTDNFDSSRVCLGWSGRYEAALARGFEGMRISGDTSWLNEDEWDDFVHYEDRVDPLVGSSRIIALCTYSVSACDTTKTCEVLSSHDCALVRRGGHWKAIESYGRRRAEQALRESEVRLRATIGSANDGIITVDESGEVTLANPAAAAMFGYSLEELLGESIGLLLERGRGSRQRRAADLLKIADRGYFGRRREFGWRHKDGSMVPVECAVSEIELDRPRRLFVICLQDLTERRRAEARIRELHSDRLLAMGGMATALAHEINQPLTATAAYLNAARRTISKVSDGRARDAEEALERACGQVLRAGGIIRHMREFIARSEPNKTRERLHDLIAAACELTSATASHADVRLVLDLRAERDTVIGDAVQLKQVIVNLVRNAIEALRAAGVRRLTISTAAVDAGMIRIDVADTGPGLSETSRARLFEPFKTTKTHGLGVGLALSRSIIEAHYGTIWAEPNDGGGTVLRFTLPLAE, translated from the coding sequence ATGAACGTCCACGCCGCGCACGCGCTGAAGGCCACCGTCACGCTGACAGGAGCGAATTGTGACCAGCTGAGGCCGTCTGGAATAAAAGGGCTGGGAGATGTCCCCTGGGGGGCGCATCTCTGCCAGTTCTATGACAGCGACGCCGAGCTGCTGGATATATTGGTCCCTTATTTCGCCGCCGGCCTGGCGTCGAATGAATTCTGCATGTGGATCACCTCGGAGACCATCAGCCGGAGCCGGGCAATCGAGGCGCTGCAGCAGGCGGTTCCACATCTGCCGCGCCTCCTCGACGAAGGGCGGATGCAAATTCTCGACTTCCGCGAGTGGTACAAGCTCACCGACAATTTCGACTCCAGCCGTGTGTGCCTCGGCTGGAGCGGCAGATATGAGGCGGCTTTGGCGCGCGGCTTCGAGGGGATGCGCATCTCCGGCGACACCTCCTGGCTGAACGAGGACGAATGGGACGATTTCGTTCACTATGAGGATCGGGTCGATCCCCTTGTCGGCTCCTCGCGCATCATCGCGCTCTGCACCTATTCGGTCTCGGCTTGCGACACGACGAAGACCTGCGAGGTCTTGTCCAGTCACGATTGCGCGCTGGTGCGGCGGGGCGGCCATTGGAAAGCGATCGAGAGCTATGGCCGCCGGCGCGCCGAACAGGCGCTTCGCGAGAGCGAGGTCAGGCTTCGCGCCACGATCGGGAGCGCCAATGACGGAATCATCACGGTCGACGAGAGCGGCGAGGTGACGTTGGCCAATCCGGCCGCGGCGGCGATGTTCGGCTATTCGCTGGAGGAGCTGCTCGGCGAGAGCATCGGCCTGCTGCTCGAGCGCGGTCGCGGTTCGCGCCAACGTCGGGCGGCCGATCTCTTGAAGATCGCCGATCGCGGCTATTTCGGCAGACGGCGCGAATTCGGCTGGCGCCACAAGGACGGCTCGATGGTGCCCGTCGAATGCGCTGTCAGCGAGATCGAGCTCGATCGTCCTCGCCGGCTTTTCGTGATCTGTCTGCAAGATCTGACGGAGCGCCGCCGAGCCGAAGCGCGAATTCGCGAGCTGCACAGCGACCGGCTGCTCGCTATGGGCGGCATGGCGACGGCGCTGGCTCACGAGATCAATCAGCCGCTGACCGCGACGGCCGCCTATCTGAACGCCGCAAGGCGCACCATCTCGAAAGTGAGCGACGGCCGTGCGCGAGACGCCGAGGAGGCGCTGGAGCGGGCCTGCGGCCAGGTCCTGCGCGCCGGCGGCATCATCCGCCACATGCGCGAGTTCATCGCGCGCAGCGAGCCGAACAAGACGCGCGAGCGTCTCCACGATCTGATCGCGGCCGCCTGCGAGCTGACCTCCGCGACAGCGAGCCACGCTGACGTTCGGCTCGTCCTCGATCTGCGGGCCGAGCGAGACACGGTCATCGGAGACGCCGTCCAGCTGAAGCAGGTGATCGTCAATCTCGTCCGCAATGCGATCGAGGCGCTGCGCGCGGCCGGGGTCCGGCGGCTCACGATCTCCACGGCGGCGGTCGATGCGGGCATGATCCGCATCGACGTCGCCGACACCGGGCCAGGCCTGTCCGAAACGTCGAGAGCGCGACTGTTCGAGCCATTCAAGACGACCAAGACTCATGGGCTGGGAGTCGGCCTCGCTCTGTCGCGCTCGATCATCGAGGCCCATTATGGGACGATCTGGGCGGAGCCGAACGACGGCGGCGGGACCGTGCTCCGCTTCACCCTGCCCTTGGCGGAGTAG